A stretch of the Parabacteroides timonensis genome encodes the following:
- a CDS encoding SusC/RagA family TonB-linked outer membrane protein, which translates to MTKDFNRFYLSKMFMGATMLLTSVGMASADPANPGIEVPVTDVLIALPQQARKTVTGTVEDAMGPIAGANIVEKGTTNGTITDMDGKFTLDVSPNAILVVSFIGYIEQQIPVGNQTSFTIQIKEDSQALDEVVVVGYGTQKKVNLTGSVSSVDFADQALSRPITNVSNALAGLSAGVQVMQSSGQPGSDGSKIRIRGVGTLNNQDPLVLIDGVEGAMDLVNPQDIESISVLKDAASSSIYGSRAANGVVLITTKKGKAGKLSVSYSGRISYAQPTNLIDQVTNYADYMEWLNESFENIGQPNHFAQSTIDLWREKSKDPNGLNEHGVPNYIAYPNTDWQDALFGHGLINDHNVSVNGGTEKLRILMSAGYLDNPGLVDQTGIRKYSLRANIEADVTKWLTVGTRTFASQEDKDAGNFDNANNFLRQTTPGLYPEWNGQYGYPEAPEESATANSILAFLNAQDGKKQKTNFNTTLYSRISPIKGLSWDFNLNYKRYWEDNQTWTNPYEKVKFSDGTIMSPATEPSEMSTYFYNRADYSYTLQNILRYNITLNKDHDLGALVGYEEYYYKRDTRSANKKGLIDSSIHTPGSATEMVSVGGGAFDRASRSFFGRINYAYKSRYLFEANLRHDGNARYHRDYRWGTFPSFSAAWRISEESFMLNTKNWLDNLKLRVSYGSVGNNGGDDVGEYEYQSTYGGSKYPFGGKLISGLASTSIANSMLSWETSKMTNVGIDLNALNNRLSFTMDAFVKNTTGILFTPSIYLTAGNKGAPRKNIAEMSTKGVELSLGWKDQIEEVSYSVSGNFSYTPNKIKKYKGELVAGYDENGEWKSNIGDVASSTSAVNPVIEDRIMKEYYVRNPYKGSGKGYAADGVNGGPTDGMIRTESDMEWMKAMIDAGHTFMPNKTISKDKIWYGDYIYADANGDGIYGGSDDKEFQGVSSDPKYNFGLQMSAAWRGFDISMNWAGAAGFKLYWGASTGYNSPTTRVGVALGTDIANDHYFYNPENPSDPRTNLYAQYGRLVNGESGYQNVETSSLYLFNGNYLKLKNLTFGYTLPAHISKKIFTDNLRVYVSIENVFNITKYPGQDPELGAYPEYTSLRQFAFGANISF; encoded by the coding sequence ATGACAAAGGATTTTAATCGTTTTTATTTATCAAAGATGTTTATGGGAGCCACTATGCTCCTAACATCGGTAGGAATGGCCTCGGCCGATCCTGCAAATCCGGGGATAGAAGTTCCGGTAACCGATGTCCTGATCGCTTTGCCACAACAAGCGAGAAAGACAGTAACCGGAACAGTTGAAGACGCCATGGGCCCGATTGCCGGTGCCAACATTGTAGAAAAGGGAACAACGAATGGGACCATTACCGACATGGACGGTAAGTTTACTTTAGATGTCTCTCCGAATGCCATTTTGGTAGTATCCTTTATCGGCTACATTGAGCAGCAGATCCCAGTGGGAAACCAAACCTCTTTTACTATTCAGATTAAGGAAGACTCACAAGCTTTGGATGAAGTAGTTGTGGTTGGTTACGGTACACAGAAGAAAGTCAACCTGACCGGTTCCGTGTCTTCCGTCGATTTTGCCGATCAGGCTTTATCGCGTCCTATTACAAATGTGTCGAATGCATTGGCCGGTTTGAGTGCAGGTGTGCAGGTGATGCAAAGTTCCGGACAGCCGGGTAGCGACGGTTCAAAGATCCGTATTCGTGGTGTCGGAACGCTTAACAATCAGGACCCATTAGTGTTGATCGATGGTGTGGAAGGTGCTATGGACCTTGTTAATCCGCAAGATATCGAGTCAATCTCTGTGTTGAAGGATGCTGCTTCTTCTTCTATTTATGGATCACGTGCTGCGAACGGAGTTGTTTTGATCACAACTAAAAAAGGAAAAGCAGGAAAGTTGTCTGTATCCTATTCAGGACGTATCTCTTATGCGCAGCCAACTAACCTGATTGATCAGGTGACCAACTATGCCGACTATATGGAATGGCTGAATGAGTCGTTTGAGAATATCGGACAGCCGAATCATTTTGCTCAGAGCACGATCGATCTGTGGCGTGAAAAATCAAAAGATCCGAACGGATTGAATGAACACGGGGTTCCCAATTATATCGCTTATCCGAATACCGACTGGCAGGATGCCTTGTTCGGACACGGTTTGATTAACGATCATAATGTATCTGTGAACGGAGGAACCGAGAAATTGCGTATCTTGATGTCTGCCGGTTATCTGGATAATCCGGGGTTGGTCGACCAAACCGGTATCAGGAAATATTCCTTGCGTGCCAATATAGAAGCGGATGTTACAAAATGGTTGACTGTGGGAACCCGTACATTTGCATCTCAGGAGGATAAAGATGCGGGAAACTTCGATAATGCCAACAACTTCCTGCGTCAGACAACTCCCGGTCTGTATCCGGAATGGAACGGACAGTATGGTTATCCGGAAGCGCCGGAAGAAAGTGCGACAGCTAACAGTATCCTGGCCTTCCTTAATGCACAGGATGGTAAAAAGCAGAAGACAAACTTCAATACTACTTTGTATTCGCGTATTTCTCCGATAAAAGGATTGTCATGGGATTTTAACCTGAACTACAAACGGTATTGGGAAGACAACCAAACCTGGACGAATCCGTATGAAAAGGTTAAGTTTAGTGATGGAACGATCATGTCACCGGCTACGGAACCCTCTGAAATGAGTACTTATTTCTATAACCGTGCGGATTACAGTTATACCCTGCAGAACATTTTGCGCTATAATATAACGCTTAACAAGGATCATGACCTGGGTGCATTGGTGGGTTATGAAGAGTACTATTACAAACGTGATACCCGTAGTGCGAACAAGAAAGGGCTGATCGACTCAAGCATTCATACACCCGGATCGGCGACAGAAATGGTAAGTGTGGGTGGTGGAGCGTTCGATCGTGCCAGCCGTTCATTCTTCGGTCGTATTAATTATGCATATAAATCCAGATACCTGTTCGAAGCAAACCTGCGTCATGATGGGAATGCCCGTTATCACCGCGATTACCGTTGGGGTACTTTCCCCTCTTTCTCTGCCGCTTGGCGTATTTCGGAAGAAAGCTTCATGCTGAATACCAAAAACTGGTTGGATAACCTGAAGCTCCGTGTATCTTACGGTTCCGTAGGTAACAACGGTGGTGACGATGTGGGAGAATATGAATATCAGTCTACTTACGGCGGTAGTAAATATCCGTTCGGTGGAAAATTGATATCCGGTCTGGCTTCTACTTCCATTGCCAATTCCATGTTGTCGTGGGAAACGTCTAAAATGACCAATGTCGGTATCGACCTGAATGCGTTGAACAACCGTCTGTCTTTTACGATGGATGCGTTTGTTAAGAATACGACAGGTATCTTGTTTACACCTTCTATCTATTTGACAGCAGGTAATAAGGGGGCTCCCCGTAAGAACATTGCGGAAATGAGTACCAAAGGTGTCGAACTGTCGCTAGGATGGAAAGACCAGATCGAAGAAGTCAGCTATTCCGTTAGCGGGAACTTTTCTTACACGCCTAATAAGATAAAGAAATATAAAGGAGAATTGGTGGCCGGTTATGATGAAAACGGCGAATGGAAGAGTAATATCGGGGATGTAGCTTCCAGTACTTCCGCTGTTAATCCGGTTATTGAAGATCGCATCATGAAGGAATACTATGTTCGTAATCCTTATAAAGGTTCCGGAAAAGGATATGCAGCCGACGGAGTGAACGGTGGTCCGACAGATGGTATGATCCGTACGGAAAGCGATATGGAGTGGATGAAAGCCATGATCGATGCCGGTCATACTTTCATGCCGAATAAAACGATTTCCAAAGATAAGATCTGGTATGGTGACTATATTTATGCCGATGCCAATGGCGACGGTATCTACGGCGGTTCGGACGATAAAGAGTTTCAGGGTGTATCTTCCGATCCGAAATACAACTTCGGTTTGCAGATGTCAGCAGCCTGGAGAGGGTTCGATATTTCGATGAACTGGGCAGGTGCTGCCGGCTTTAAGTTATATTGGGGTGCTTCTACCGGTTATAATTCGCCGACTACCCGTGTAGGTGTGGCTTTGGGTACTGATATTGCCAACGACCACTATTTCTATAACCCGGAAAACCCGTCAGACCCGCGCACAAACCTGTATGCTCAATATGGTCGTCTGGTGAACGGTGAAAGTGGTTATCAGAATGTTGAAACATCTTCTTTGTATCTGTTCAACGGTAATTACCTGAAATTAAAGAACCTTACTTTCGGTTATACCTTGCCGGCCCATATCTCCAAGAAGATTTTTACGGATAACCTTCGTGTATATGTTTCTATTGAAAACGTATTCAATATAACGAAGTATCCGGGTCAGGATCCTGAACTGGGAGCATATCCGGAATATACTTCATTGAGACAATTTGCATTTGGTGCTAACATTTCATTTTAA
- a CDS encoding RagB/SusD family nutrient uptake outer membrane protein, whose product MKLIKNICLLGASIALLTGCNSDLMDLTPYDSIASGNMWTTENLADMGVTGIYNVLRSENVAGDLHKFDSYGVSADYRDGNYSLLRGNATTGDGQFSGYWKINYEGISRCNDAITNLPKAPLSESKLARLTAESKFMRAFFYYRLNMMYKGVPLYLEPAELDELVKGRNTEAEVWAQVITDLTDAINTADLPDKYATGDAAYGRVTKGAAYALRGKVYMWMSEWAKAEADLRKVGDLGYGLFQGEYKQLFKEANEQCEEMIFSLQCIGESGYGNNFSFRYGTRSSFGSCWNTYLVSTDFVETYECADGKPFNWDDFIPGYNAMDPAKRSVYFLRDEMTDAEKAKMTEDGADLSKYLATGNEARIKTAYENRDPRLMATIITPYAQYFGANGATSYTYTLRWPYRGFDTADPFDLKTDTNNRYYYLFRKFVAEGASEIPNREYSPIDIPIIRYADVALSLAECLNEQGKTSEAIEWVNKVRARAGVALLNSNQYTQVSGQDNMRNRIRNERRWEFAGEGVNFFDEMRWKTWHETKFKSGAGLKQIWGSMQASYSWGGDYLYNWAIPRSEIQMNNNLTQNSGWID is encoded by the coding sequence ATGAAATTAATAAAGAATATTTGTTTATTAGGCGCTTCTATCGCTCTGCTGACAGGGTGTAACAGCGACTTGATGGATTTGACCCCGTACGACTCGATTGCGTCCGGAAACATGTGGACGACAGAGAACCTGGCCGATATGGGAGTTACAGGCATTTATAATGTGCTTCGTTCCGAGAACGTAGCCGGCGACCTGCATAAATTCGACAGTTATGGTGTTTCGGCCGATTACCGTGATGGAAATTACTCCTTATTAAGAGGTAATGCGACAACCGGCGACGGACAGTTCTCCGGTTACTGGAAAATCAATTACGAAGGGATCAGCCGCTGTAATGATGCGATAACCAATTTACCGAAGGCTCCATTGTCGGAGTCGAAGCTTGCTCGTTTGACAGCAGAGTCCAAGTTCATGCGTGCCTTCTTCTATTATCGGTTGAATATGATGTATAAAGGTGTTCCTTTGTATCTGGAGCCGGCCGAACTGGATGAACTGGTGAAAGGACGTAATACGGAAGCCGAAGTATGGGCTCAGGTCATTACCGATTTGACGGATGCGATCAATACAGCAGATCTGCCGGATAAGTATGCTACCGGTGATGCCGCTTATGGGCGTGTAACTAAAGGTGCCGCTTATGCTCTGCGTGGAAAAGTATATATGTGGATGAGCGAATGGGCGAAAGCGGAAGCCGACCTGCGTAAAGTGGGTGATCTGGGATACGGATTATTCCAGGGGGAATATAAGCAACTGTTCAAGGAAGCCAATGAGCAATGTGAGGAGATGATTTTCTCCCTGCAATGTATCGGTGAAAGCGGATACGGTAATAACTTCTCTTTCCGCTATGGTACACGTAGTTCTTTCGGTTCCTGTTGGAATACCTATCTGGTAAGCACAGACTTTGTTGAGACATACGAATGTGCGGATGGAAAGCCGTTCAACTGGGATGATTTTATACCGGGGTATAATGCGATGGATCCGGCAAAAAGATCTGTTTATTTCCTGCGTGATGAGATGACGGATGCCGAAAAGGCAAAAATGACGGAGGACGGAGCCGATCTGTCTAAATACCTGGCAACAGGCAACGAAGCCCGTATCAAAACCGCTTATGAAAACCGTGACCCTCGTTTGATGGCAACTATCATTACTCCGTATGCACAGTATTTCGGAGCCAATGGTGCGACATCCTATACCTATACGCTTCGTTGGCCGTACAGAGGCTTTGATACAGCCGATCCGTTCGACCTGAAGACAGATACTAACAACCGTTATTACTATCTGTTCCGTAAGTTTGTGGCTGAAGGTGCTTCGGAAATTCCAAACCGTGAGTATTCCCCGATCGATATACCTATTATCCGTTATGCCGATGTCGCATTGTCGCTGGCTGAATGTCTGAATGAACAGGGTAAAACGAGTGAAGCGATCGAGTGGGTGAATAAGGTTCGTGCCCGTGCCGGTGTTGCCCTATTGAACAGTAATCAGTATACGCAGGTTTCCGGTCAGGATAATATGCGCAATCGCATCCGTAACGAACGTCGTTGGGAATTTGCCGGCGAAGGTGTTAATTTCTTTGATGAAATGCGTTGGAAGACCTGGCACGAAACCAAGTTTAAGAGTGGAGCTGGCTTGAAGCAGATCTGGGGTTCTATGCAGGCTTCCTATTCATGGGGTGGTGATTACCTCTACAACTGGGCTATTCCTAGATCTGAAATTCAGATGAACAATAATCTGACTCAGAATAGTGGTTGGATAGATTGA
- a CDS encoding heparinase II/III domain-containing protein encodes MKTRKYQILFCLLLLATTHIYAYVERNLLQQSADVSKLKSVLLMDQQWVPYPDYTDRAGWDQFLGDYKDEYIKRGEKQLDYEWKVVKATDYIEYERSGNRRIMEDPFGSNNTALADLLMAELAEGKGRFIDQLINGVYQSCEMTSWVLSAHLSAQHSTRSLPDYKEHVIDLTAGDMGSLLSWTYYFFHSEFDKVNPVISERLRHELQERILDTYMKEDRFWWMAFDYKPGTLVNNWNPWCNSNALQCFLLLENDKETLAKAVYRTMVSVDKFINYTHSDGACEEGPSYWGHAAGKMYDYLQLLYDGTGGKISLFDQPMIRNMGEYIARSYVGNGWVVNFADASAKGGGDAPIVFRYGKAVGSDVMMQYAAYLSSLAKQKAPSSGRDIFRTLQSILYAKDMEQVKPVYESPAYTWYPETEFCYMTNKSGLFFAAKGGYNNESHNHNDAGTFSLYLHTTPVFIDAGVGTYTRQTFSSERYTIWTMQSNYHNLPMINGVPQSFGAKYKATDVSFNPKSSTFSANIATAYPEEAGVNKWLRSYTLGKGELKIKDTFTLNELKDFNCVNFLTWGQVDIATPGVVAIEVNGEKVNLQYDKNTFTPSLETITLDDPRLSNVWGKEIYRLSLTAKKKALSGTYVYTIKQNNK; translated from the coding sequence ATGAAAACACGAAAATACCAGATTCTCTTTTGCCTGTTACTCCTGGCAACCACGCATATATATGCATATGTGGAACGAAACTTATTGCAGCAATCGGCCGATGTTTCTAAATTGAAATCCGTCTTACTGATGGATCAGCAATGGGTTCCCTATCCGGATTATACCGACCGTGCCGGTTGGGATCAGTTTCTGGGTGACTACAAGGACGAGTATATCAAACGGGGAGAGAAACAACTTGATTACGAATGGAAAGTCGTAAAAGCAACCGATTATATAGAATATGAACGTAGCGGCAACCGTCGGATCATGGAAGATCCTTTCGGTAGTAATAATACAGCCCTTGCCGATCTGTTGATGGCAGAACTGGCCGAAGGAAAAGGTCGTTTTATCGACCAGCTTATCAATGGCGTCTACCAATCCTGTGAAATGACTTCCTGGGTATTGTCCGCCCATCTGAGTGCACAACACTCTACCCGTTCCTTGCCGGATTATAAAGAACACGTGATCGATCTCACTGCCGGCGACATGGGATCGTTACTTTCATGGACTTACTATTTCTTCCACTCCGAGTTTGACAAGGTAAATCCGGTTATCTCCGAACGCCTGCGCCATGAGTTGCAGGAACGTATTCTCGACACCTATATGAAAGAAGACCGCTTCTGGTGGATGGCTTTCGACTATAAACCGGGAACTTTGGTTAACAACTGGAATCCGTGGTGTAACTCGAATGCCCTGCAATGTTTCCTGTTATTGGAAAATGATAAAGAAACGTTAGCAAAAGCCGTTTACCGTACAATGGTTTCTGTCGATAAATTCATCAACTATACCCATTCCGACGGGGCTTGTGAAGAAGGGCCTTCCTATTGGGGACATGCTGCCGGAAAGATGTATGACTATCTGCAATTATTATATGACGGAACAGGTGGTAAGATCAGTCTGTTCGACCAGCCGATGATCAGAAACATGGGCGAATACATTGCCCGTTCATACGTAGGGAACGGCTGGGTGGTGAACTTTGCCGATGCTTCCGCCAAAGGGGGAGGAGACGCACCGATCGTCTTCCGCTATGGAAAAGCAGTGGGCAGCGATGTGATGATGCAGTATGCTGCTTATCTCAGCAGCCTGGCGAAGCAGAAAGCCCCTTCTTCCGGACGGGATATATTCCGCACATTGCAAAGTATTCTTTATGCCAAAGACATGGAGCAGGTAAAACCTGTCTACGAATCGCCCGCTTATACCTGGTACCCGGAAACAGAGTTCTGTTATATGACAAACAAATCCGGTCTTTTCTTCGCTGCCAAGGGAGGCTATAATAATGAAAGTCATAACCACAACGATGCCGGAACTTTCTCGCTCTACCTGCATACGACTCCGGTCTTTATCGATGCCGGCGTAGGAACGTATACCCGCCAGACGTTCAGCAGCGAACGATATACGATCTGGACCATGCAAAGCAACTATCATAACTTACCGATGATAAACGGTGTACCCCAATCATTCGGAGCAAAATATAAAGCAACGGACGTCTCTTTCAATCCAAAAAGCAGTACGTTCTCAGCCAACATCGCTACTGCTTACCCCGAAGAAGCCGGAGTCAATAAGTGGCTTCGTTCCTATACGTTGGGCAAAGGAGAATTGAAGATCAAAGACACATTCACTTTGAATGAGTTGAAAGACTTCAACTGCGTTAACTTCCTGACCTGGGGGCAAGTGGATATTGCCACTCCCGGTGTAGTCGCTATCGAAGTGAATGGTGAAAAGGTAAACCTGCAATACGACAAAAACACTTTTACTCCTTCACTCGAGACTATTACGCTGGATGATCCGCGTTTATCCAATGTGTGGGGAAAAGAGATATACCGCCTTTCTTTGACGGCAAAGAAGAAAGCCCTCTCCGGAACGTATGTGTATACAATCAAACAAAACAATAAATAA
- a CDS encoding glycoside hydrolase family 88 protein, with protein MKNWIALAFSAFLISCGGAPKTVEKSFVDENVDFARAQIGNEIAVIEASGECLNPVTLKADSSVYYCGYGDWRSGFFPGSVWYLYELSGDTALLPLAQKYTLAIEEAKNLTWHHDIGFIINCSFGNGLRLTADPSYKDVMVQAAKSLSTRFREAPQVIQSWNVDRGWQSERGWECPVIIDNMMNLELMFEATRLSGDSSFYKIAIAHADRTLQEHFRPDGSCYHVIDYSLKDGSVRHRHTAQGYAHESAWSRGQAWAIYGYVVCYRETGDRKYLDQALKTFNFMKNHKAMPADLIPYWDMDAPNIPNEPRDVSSASCIASALYEISTMDVENAADYKAYADGIMTSLASPAYRAALGTNGNFLLMHSVGSIPHNSEIDVPLNYADYYFMEALKRKQDIEAK; from the coding sequence ATGAAAAATTGGATCGCCCTGGCTTTCTCCGCATTTCTGATCTCTTGTGGGGGAGCTCCTAAAACAGTAGAAAAAAGCTTTGTCGACGAGAATGTCGATTTTGCCCGTGCCCAGATCGGTAATGAAATAGCAGTAATCGAAGCGAGTGGTGAATGCCTTAATCCGGTGACACTGAAAGCCGATAGTTCCGTCTATTATTGTGGCTATGGTGACTGGCGCAGCGGCTTTTTTCCCGGTTCCGTCTGGTATCTGTATGAATTGAGCGGAGATACGGCTCTGCTTCCGTTGGCTCAGAAATATACATTAGCCATAGAAGAAGCTAAAAACCTGACCTGGCATCATGATATCGGCTTTATTATCAATTGTAGTTTCGGTAACGGCCTGCGCCTGACAGCCGATCCGTCTTATAAAGACGTGATGGTACAGGCTGCCAAATCGTTGTCCACCCGTTTTCGTGAAGCTCCCCAGGTGATCCAGTCGTGGAACGTGGATCGCGGATGGCAGTCGGAACGTGGCTGGGAATGTCCGGTGATCATCGATAATATGATGAACCTGGAACTGATGTTCGAAGCGACCCGTTTATCCGGCGACTCTTCTTTCTATAAAATAGCTATTGCACATGCCGACCGTACTTTGCAGGAGCATTTCCGTCCGGATGGCAGTTGCTATCATGTAATCGATTACAGTCTTAAAGACGGTTCCGTACGTCATCGCCATACCGCACAGGGATATGCGCATGAATCTGCGTGGAGCCGTGGGCAGGCCTGGGCTATCTATGGTTATGTCGTTTGCTACCGGGAGACAGGTGATCGTAAATATCTGGATCAGGCATTGAAGACATTCAACTTCATGAAGAACCATAAAGCCATGCCGGCCGACCTTATTCCTTACTGGGATATGGACGCCCCGAATATACCGAACGAACCCCGCGACGTATCTTCCGCTTCCTGTATCGCCTCTGCATTATACGAGATCAGTACGATGGATGTGGAAAACGCAGCAGATTATAAAGCCTACGCCGACGGTATAATGACTTCGCTGGCCTCTCCGGCTTACCGTGCGGCTTTAGGCACAAACGGTAACTTCCTGTTGATGCATTCGGTAGGTAGTATTCCTCACAACTCAGAAATAGATGTCCCCCTGAACTATGCCGACTACTATTTCATGGAAGCATT